The following DNA comes from Occultella kanbiaonis.
GAGGGCTGACCTTCCGCACCTTCGGGGGTGTCTGCGGTGGCGGGGTTCCTGACGGATCCCGCCACCGCCGGTCAAGGTCGGTGGTGGCGCGACGTCTGGTCCGATCGAGGCTCAGTCCGCGCCGGCGACGAGGTACTGGCCGCGTTCGGTGAGGGTCCCGAGTGCGATCGCCGAACCGAGGACGTGTTCGAGGCGGGTCCGGATACCGTCCGTCAGACGCGAACCACCGAACACGGCATTCGTCGCCCGGAGCAGTTCCTCGTTGGTGCTGCCGGCGGACGCCCGTGCCAGGTCTGCCATCGCGTTCGCGATCTCCTGGCTCGGAACCTGATCCAACGGCCGCACCGACGAGCTCGTCTGGGTCCGGTAGCCGCGCCATCCGTCGGGATCCAGCTCCCTTGGCCAGACGAACCGGTCCTGGACCCGCAGGTCCGTGGGGACCTGTCCGAGGATCGCCTGGGCGCGGGTCTCGGCGACCTTGGTCAGTCCGAAACTGTTCGCGACCAGACGGGTGAGTCTGGCGGTGTGGACGGGACCCTCCTGGGCAACGATCGACTCGATCGCCTGCTGGACCTGGTGCGCGGCTCGCGTTGCGGGCAGCGCGTCCAGCACGGACCGTACGCCGAGGGGCTGCGGATCCCAGGGCTGGAACGGGACGGCGAGCCCGGCCGGGATCGCGACTGGATCGGGAACGTCGGCGCTCATGGCCAACCCGGTCAGCGTCGGCTGCGCCGGGACGTCCGCCACTAGCGCTGTTCGTTCCGCCTCCCGCTCGACCGCGTCTCGCTCGGCCGCGTCTCGCTCGGCCGCGTCTCGCTCGGCCGCCTCCCGCTCGGACGCCACGCGCTCGGCGGCGTGCGTCGCCTCGAGAAGCCGCCGCGCCTCGCCGTCGGGATCCTTCAACCAAGCGGGCAGCCACAGCCGCTCCACGGCCGGCCACCGCATCATCGCCGAGAGCACCTCGACCGGCAGCCCGTCGCGGTCGCCGACGGTACCCCGGCCCGCCCAGCCCGGCCCGTCGAGCAGCACGGCCACCACGGGGTGGTCGGGGCGCTCGGGCAGTGCGAGCGAGAGGTCCACCTTGAAGTCGGAGAGGCCGACATCGGTGTGCGCCACCAGGCCCAGGTCCCGCAGGGACGCGGCAACCTGTTCACGGTGCCGGTCGGCGATGACCGTGCGCCGCGGCGCCGACGCGATGGTGGCGAGCACCTCGGGTCCGTGCGCGGCCATGTCCAGGTAGTTGCGCAGGTGCTTGATGCCAACGGATGACGTCTGCTCCGAGCGGAGTTGGTCAGGGTCGAACGAGGAGAACACCACCACCTGGCGCCGGGCCCGGGTCACCGCGACGTTCAGGCGACGCTCGCCGCCCGCACGGTTCAGCGGGCCGAAGTTCAGCGGCAGGATCCCGCGGTCGTTCACGCCGAACGCGGTGGAGAACAGGATCACGTCCCGCTCGTCGCCCTGGACGTTCTCCAGGTTCTTCACGAACAGGCCCTCACCGCTGTCATCGAGGGCGGCACGGAGCCGGTCGTCTCCGGTGTCCCGCAGCAGCGACTCGATGTGGTCGCGCTGCTGGACGTTGAACGTGACCACTCCGATCGACGGCGTCCCGTACGGGTGGGCGTCGAAGCGGCGCGCGATCTCCTCGACGATCGCGTCGGCCTCCACCGGGTTGGTCCGGAGTAGCCTGCCCTTCCCGGTGCGCTGGAACTGCCCGTCCACGCGTACCAGCGAGACGCCGACGCCGTCGATGTCGCGGGAGGCCGCCCCGTTGTTCGGCGCCGGGAACGAGGAGAGCCGGTTCTCGTAGTAGTGGGTGTTGCTGAACGCGATGAGCGACTCGTCCTTGCTGCGGTAGTGCCAGGACAGCCAGCGCTGCGGCACCCGCGACTGGATGCACTCGGTGAGGATGGACTCCTCGTCGTCGATGACGCCCTCGGCCTCGGCGGCGAACTCGTCGTCGCCACCCTCGAAGAGCGGCTCGCCGAACGACGTCGGCGGCATCTGTTTGCTGTCCCCGACCACGATCACCCCGGTGGCGCGGCCCATGGCCCCGACCGCGTCGGCGACCCGGATCTGGGACGCCTCGTCGAAGACGACCAGATCGAACTGGCCGGCCCGCGCCGGGAAGAACCGGGCGAGTGAGTCCGGGCTCACCAGGACGCACGGCATGACCTGCGTGATCAGGTCCCCGTAGGTCCGCAGCAGGGCGCGGACCGCCAGCCCGCCACGCTGTCGGCCGAGCTCACGGCGCAGCGCGCCGACCCTGCCACCCGCCTCCGGGTCGAACCGTCGGGACGCGAGCACCTCCCGCGGCACGATCGTGGTGAGGTGATCGCGGACCTCACGCGCCGACGTCGTGAAGCGGCTGATCGTGCGGCCGTGCCCGAGCGGGTCGAAACCGGCCAGGCCGGTGCTGCTGGCCCGCTCACGGACCGAGGCCGCGGCGACGCCGAGGTCCAGGGCACGGACGGCGTCGTCGGCATGGACGACACCCTCGCGCAGCTGGTCACGGGCCCGCGCCAGCCCGGCGGAACGGAGCGGCTCGAGCCCGCCGAGGAAGGCGGCCCAACGCCGGGCCGGGAGCAGTTGCGGGTCGTCGAGGTCGCGACCGGTCGTGGTCCTGGTCCAGGTTCGCAGCAGACCATCCCGGGCGGCCCAGAGTGCGAACGGGTCCTCCGGAGCATCCGGCGCGGCCGCGCCGACGAGCGCGTCCAGTTCCGTGAACGCGGCCAGAAGTTCTCCGGAGACCCCGGCGGCGGTCGGGTCGACCTCGCCGACCCGACCGGTGGCTCGCGCGTCCAGGTAGTTCCGCAGCGCCGCGACGGCGGTCGCGGGACTCTCCTCGGGCCCGGGATCCTGCAGGCGCGTGCTCGAGGAGATCGGGTCCGGGGTCAGGGCGCCGGCCGCCCACCGCGACCAGGCGAGCTGGCCGTCGAGGCGCTCGCGGTGCTCGGGAACGAGCGGGTTCCAGACCGGCGGAAGGTGCACCCCGGGCGTCCTGCCGGCGAGCTCACGGACCTGCGTGGCAGCATCCGCGGCGCCGGCCAGCACGGTCGTGATCTCGACGAGCTGCTTGTGGCTGACGTCGGCGTCGGGCCGCAGGCCCGGTCGGAGGGTCTCCAGGACCGCCTTCAGCCGGCGCTTGCGGCCGAAGAAGCCGGAGGCGGCGGCGGACTGCGCGGCGGCGTGGATGTCCGGCATCGGCAGGTCCAGCACGTTCGGGAGGGCAACCCGGGCGACGGCGTCGCCGTGGTCGCGTACGAACGTCGCCAGGGCGGTGCTCAGGTCGGTCCGTGTTCGTTGACCCGCAGCGGATCGCACCGCGTCGAGGTCCGCGAGGACCGCGGTCGACGTGGCGATGGTGACCACCGCGTGCATCTCCGGGACGGACCGTGCCGCGAACACGGCCCCAGCGAAGGGGCCCGCGAGGGCCTGAGTGGCGGCATCGACCGCCGCGTCCACGCGTTGGACGGCACCGAGCAGCGCATCCGCGGGCACGGCATGAGGGTCCAGGAGTCCGACGAAACCCCATGGGTGGTCAGGTCGGGGCTGAGCCGGGTCGGCGACGTCGGGCAACACCTCCAGGGCCCGTCGCACACCGGCCAGCACCGCGGGATCGGTGTCCGCGACCAGCCCGGTCGGCACGGGCAGGGCGTGCGGCTCGTCGCGCAGCGTGAGCCGCTGGGTGTGCGCCGAGTACAGAGACAGCCCGGCGCCGTTCGGCTCGTGCAACTCGGCCGCGTAGCGGGCCAGGCGTCGACGGGTCGAGCGGAGGGTCTCGGTGGCCGCTGC
Coding sequences within:
- a CDS encoding DUF3320 domain-containing protein; its protein translation is MTTPISLDVDALDVLSYAMAHNGLAVVGQVRIASHGVDLLGARLRVRVLDVQGDLARPCVVVVDLAGGRETIVRDVPLVLDPSAMAQVEEDRPAEIVVDLLPPVDGDEPDETAVVAEPLARIAVPVRLLAAQHWLRSEHPVTTEVLASFVMPNHPAISQLLGEAGEILRTETGSASLEGYQSGPDRVDELARAIFTAAHARGIRYAEAPSSWSAQGQKVRTPGEVLDGRIGTCLDTVVVLAAALEQAGVRPLVWIVAGHAFLGYWRQPTSLGVVYDIDTSRVVNLIDVGVIGLMETTLVTATELPDRESVARQPYARFLTGDLRDVYGVLDVHEARRNRILPLPARVRTDDGTVVVVEYRPPTYTPPGAAPSGDGSREGSGGEGPSRAKAPPRVQQWKNSLLDLSLGNKLIKFSERNAIHLAVPPRELARFEDTINAGASISLLPADSVDAVHTQRGISVGADLDEELRTSLLHERRAVYSDVPDAAYQGRLRGLAHRARTIVEDTGANNLYLALGSLIWSIGTEQLRSPLVLVPVTLRTRSKAGAYTFTLDESGSSTPNFCLLEKLRQLFDLEIPGLAEPTDDHAGVDLEAALAATRVALVQAGLNFRVEATADLAILQFAKFRLWKDLDENWEQFDHNPLVHHLIHTPTDAFSDPAPPPAEVDLDELASGCPVPADSSQLAAIAEAVAGRTFVLEGPPGTGKSQTITNLLTRSVAAGKRVLFVAEKRAALDVVRRRLEDVGMGPFSIDLHDRASRPNAVRAQISRALELAIDTDSQGFAAATETLRSTRRRLARYAAELHEPNGAGLSLYSAHTQRLTLRDEPHALPVPTGLVADTDPAVLAGVRRALEVLPDVADPAQPRPDHPWGFVGLLDPHAVPADALLGAVQRVDAAVDAATQALAGPFAGAVFAARSVPEMHAVVTIATSTAVLADLDAVRSAAGQRTRTDLSTALATFVRDHGDAVARVALPNVLDLPMPDIHAAAQSAAASGFFGRKRRLKAVLETLRPGLRPDADVSHKQLVEITTVLAGAADAATQVRELAGRTPGVHLPPVWNPLVPEHRERLDGQLAWSRWAAGALTPDPISSSTRLQDPGPEESPATAVAALRNYLDARATGRVGEVDPTAAGVSGELLAAFTELDALVGAAAPDAPEDPFALWAARDGLLRTWTRTTTGRDLDDPQLLPARRWAAFLGGLEPLRSAGLARARDQLREGVVHADDAVRALDLGVAAASVRERASSTGLAGFDPLGHGRTISRFTTSAREVRDHLTTIVPREVLASRRFDPEAGGRVGALRRELGRQRGGLAVRALLRTYGDLITQVMPCVLVSPDSLARFFPARAGQFDLVVFDEASQIRVADAVGAMGRATGVIVVGDSKQMPPTSFGEPLFEGGDDEFAAEAEGVIDDEESILTECIQSRVPQRWLSWHYRSKDESLIAFSNTHYYENRLSSFPAPNNGAASRDIDGVGVSLVRVDGQFQRTGKGRLLRTNPVEADAIVEEIARRFDAHPYGTPSIGVVTFNVQQRDHIESLLRDTGDDRLRAALDDSGEGLFVKNLENVQGDERDVILFSTAFGVNDRGILPLNFGPLNRAGGERRLNVAVTRARRQVVVFSSFDPDQLRSEQTSSVGIKHLRNYLDMAAHGPEVLATIASAPRRTVIADRHREQVAASLRDLGLVAHTDVGLSDFKVDLSLALPERPDHPVVAVLLDGPGWAGRGTVGDRDGLPVEVLSAMMRWPAVERLWLPAWLKDPDGEARRLLEATHAAERVASEREAAERDAAERDAAERDAVEREAERTALVADVPAQPTLTGLAMSADVPDPVAIPAGLAVPFQPWDPQPLGVRSVLDALPATRAAHQVQQAIESIVAQEGPVHTARLTRLVANSFGLTKVAETRAQAILGQVPTDLRVQDRFVWPRELDPDGWRGYRTQTSSSVRPLDQVPSQEIANAMADLARASAGSTNEELLRATNAVFGGSRLTDGIRTRLEHVLGSAIALGTLTERGQYLVAGAD